Proteins found in one Erythrobacter sp. 3-20A1M genomic segment:
- the gcvPA gene encoding aminomethyl-transferring glycine dehydrogenase subunit GcvPA, with the protein MRYLPLTDSDRAAMLAKCGAETIDDLFADVPEAARLSGPIEGLPMHAGEMAVERHMRALSKKNLAAADAPFFIGAGAYRHHVPATVDHIIQRGEFLTAYTPYQPEIAQGTLQMLFEFQSQVARLYGCAVANASMYDGSTACWEAVAMAARITKKKRVVLSGALHPHYAEVVRTMAKFTDDEIAGAAPALQAQPDNAGLIARIDDRTSCVVVQYPDILGRIPDLAEIAEAAHAKGALLIAVNTEPVALGAIKSPGELGADIVVGEGQALGVGLQFGGPYLGLFAVRDSKHVRQMPGRLCGETVDAEGKRGYVLTLSTREQHIRREKATSNICTNSGLCALAFSIHMTLLGERGLRQLAAENHRLACKVADRLAQVPGVTILNDTFFNEFTILLDPGSGSGAGTDARAVVRSLADKGVLAGVSLGRLFPSHDELKGGLVIALTETTSEEDIETLATALAEELA; encoded by the coding sequence ATGCGCTACCTTCCCCTGACCGATAGCGACCGCGCCGCGATGCTGGCAAAATGCGGCGCGGAGACCATCGACGATCTGTTCGCCGACGTGCCCGAGGCGGCGCGGCTGTCCGGCCCGATCGAAGGCCTTCCGATGCATGCGGGCGAGATGGCGGTCGAGCGCCACATGCGCGCGCTTTCGAAGAAGAATCTCGCGGCGGCCGATGCGCCGTTCTTTATCGGGGCGGGAGCCTATCGCCACCATGTGCCCGCTACGGTCGACCACATCATCCAGCGCGGCGAGTTCCTGACCGCCTACACGCCCTATCAGCCCGAGATCGCACAGGGCACGCTGCAGATGCTGTTCGAGTTCCAGAGCCAGGTCGCGCGCCTGTATGGTTGCGCGGTGGCCAATGCGTCGATGTACGATGGCTCGACCGCGTGCTGGGAAGCGGTGGCGATGGCGGCGCGGATCACGAAGAAGAAGCGCGTGGTGCTCTCGGGCGCGCTCCATCCGCATTACGCCGAGGTCGTGCGGACCATGGCGAAGTTCACCGATGACGAGATCGCCGGTGCCGCCCCGGCGCTCCAGGCGCAGCCCGACAATGCCGGGCTGATCGCGCGGATCGACGATCGGACGAGCTGCGTCGTGGTCCAATATCCCGATATCCTCGGGCGCATTCCCGATCTCGCCGAGATCGCCGAGGCTGCGCATGCGAAGGGCGCGCTACTGATCGCGGTCAATACCGAGCCGGTGGCTCTCGGAGCGATCAAATCGCCGGGCGAGCTGGGCGCGGACATCGTGGTCGGCGAGGGGCAGGCGCTGGGCGTCGGCCTGCAATTCGGCGGGCCGTATCTCGGCCTGTTCGCGGTGCGCGACAGCAAGCACGTTCGCCAGATGCCCGGTCGCCTGTGCGGCGAGACGGTCGATGCCGAGGGCAAGCGCGGCTACGTGCTGACGCTCTCCACCCGCGAGCAGCATATCCGGCGCGAGAAGGCGACGAGCAATATCTGCACCAATAGCGGCCTGTGTGCGCTCGCCTTCTCCATCCACATGACGCTGCTGGGCGAGCGGGGCCTGCGGCAGCTAGCGGCGGAGAACCACCGGCTGGCCTGTAAGGTGGCCGACCGGCTGGCGCAGGTACCGGGGGTGACGATCCTGAACGATACCTTCTTCAACGAGTTCACGATCCTGCTCGACCCCGGATCGGGGTCCGGGGCAGGCACGGACGCACGCGCCGTCGTGCGCTCGCTCGCGGACAAGGGCGTGCTCGCGGGCGTGTCGCTCGGGCGGCTCTTCCCGTCGCACGACGAGTTGAAGGGCGGGCTGGTGATCGCGCTGACCGAGACGACCAGCGAGGAGGACATCGAGACCCTCGCCACCGCGCTGGCGGAGGAACTGGCATGA
- the gcvPB gene encoding aminomethyl-transferring glycine dehydrogenase subunit GcvPB — protein MSNPNASGWKPQSPAQHEGAHDGPPTVTGNRALMLEEPLIFEIGTTETTGVDLPEESGEVSSRLGGFARSETISLPGLSEPEAVRHYTRLSRQNYAIDLGLFPLGSCTMKHNPRLNEKVARMPGFADVHPLQPVSTVPGALEVINELAHWLIKLTGMEGVAMSPKAGAHGELCGILCIRAALEARGDARKVVLVPESAHGTNPATAAFAGYEVEDIPATEDGRVDLDKLKARLGPDVAAVMITNPNTCGLFERHMKAMSDAVHAAGGFVYCDGANFNAIVGKVRPGDLGVDAMHINLHKTFSTPHGGGGPGSGPVVLSKALCPYGPLPFTARTEDGVVHLVEEENAEEFDHRDAFGRMTAFHGQMGMFTRALTYMLSHGADGLAQVAEDAVLNANYVLRSVEDVLDAPFGGSGPCMHEALLSDKTLAEDISTLDLAKALIDEGFHPMTMYFPLVVHGAMLIEPTETESKAGLDQFIAALRSVAERAKAGDESLKAAPYYAPRRRLDETQAARKPVLAWQGEIAPGGRPVPSEVGGQ, from the coding sequence ATGAGCAATCCCAACGCATCCGGCTGGAAACCACAGAGCCCCGCGCAGCATGAGGGCGCGCATGACGGCCCGCCGACCGTGACCGGCAACCGCGCACTGATGCTGGAAGAACCACTGATCTTCGAGATCGGCACGACAGAGACGACCGGCGTCGATCTGCCCGAAGAGAGCGGCGAGGTCTCCTCGCGCCTCGGCGGTTTCGCGCGCTCCGAAACCATCAGCCTGCCGGGCCTGTCGGAGCCCGAGGCGGTGCGCCACTACACCCGCCTTAGTCGCCAGAACTACGCCATCGACCTCGGGCTTTTCCCGCTCGGATCCTGCACGATGAAGCACAATCCGCGGCTGAACGAGAAGGTCGCGCGCATGCCGGGCTTCGCCGACGTGCATCCGCTCCAGCCTGTCTCGACCGTACCCGGCGCGCTGGAGGTCATCAACGAGCTCGCACACTGGCTGATCAAGCTGACCGGCATGGAAGGTGTCGCGATGAGCCCCAAGGCGGGCGCGCATGGCGAGCTGTGCGGCATATTGTGCATCCGCGCCGCCCTCGAAGCGCGCGGCGATGCGCGCAAGGTCGTGCTGGTGCCCGAAAGCGCGCACGGCACCAACCCCGCCACCGCTGCCTTTGCGGGCTACGAGGTGGAGGACATTCCCGCGACCGAGGACGGCCGGGTCGATCTTGACAAGCTGAAAGCGCGCCTGGGGCCGGATGTGGCGGCGGTGATGATCACCAACCCCAACACCTGCGGCCTGTTCGAGCGGCACATGAAGGCGATGTCGGACGCGGTGCACGCGGCGGGCGGCTTCGTCTATTGCGACGGGGCGAACTTCAACGCGATCGTGGGTAAGGTGCGTCCCGGCGACCTTGGCGTCGATGCGATGCATATCAACCTGCACAAGACCTTCTCCACCCCGCATGGCGGCGGCGGTCCCGGTTCGGGCCCGGTGGTGCTGTCGAAAGCGTTGTGCCCCTACGGTCCGCTGCCCTTCACCGCGAGGACTGAAGACGGGGTGGTTCATCTGGTCGAGGAGGAGAATGCGGAGGAATTCGACCACCGCGACGCCTTTGGCCGGATGACCGCGTTCCACGGGCAGATGGGGATGTTCACTCGCGCGCTGACCTACATGCTCAGCCACGGCGCGGACGGGCTGGCGCAGGTTGCGGAAGACGCGGTGCTGAATGCGAACTACGTGCTGCGCAGCGTCGAGGACGTGCTCGACGCGCCCTTCGGCGGCAGCGGGCCGTGCATGCACGAGGCGCTGCTGAGCGATAAGACGCTGGCCGAGGACATCTCCACGCTCGACCTCGCCAAGGCGCTGATCGACGAGGGTTTCCACCCGATGACGATGTATTTCCCGCTGGTAGTGCACGGCGCGATGCTGATCGAGCCGACCGAGACCGAAAGCAAGGCCGGCCTCGATCAGTTCATCGCCGCGCTGCGCAGCGTCGCCGAGCGGGCGAAGGCGGGCGACGAAAGCCTGAAAGCCGCGCCCTACTACGCACCGCGCCGCCGGCTCGACGAAACGCAGGCGGCGCGCAAGCCGGTGCTGGCTTGGCAGGGCGAGATCGCGCCGGGCGGTCGTCCGGTGCCGAGCGAGGTCGGCGGGCAGTAG
- the gcvH gene encoding glycine cleavage system protein GcvH: MARYFTDEHEWIDVDGDTATVGITDYAQSQLGDIVFVELPDSGAELTKGKDAAVVESVKAASDVYAPISGEVTEANGALDDDPSLVNSSPEEAGWFFKLSIADKGELDGLMDETAYKSFCDGL; the protein is encoded by the coding sequence ATGGCCCGTTATTTCACCGACGAACACGAATGGATCGACGTCGATGGCGACACCGCCACGGTCGGCATCACCGATTATGCGCAAAGTCAGCTCGGCGACATCGTGTTCGTCGAACTGCCCGACAGCGGCGCGGAACTGACCAAGGGCAAGGACGCCGCGGTGGTCGAGAGCGTCAAGGCGGCGAGCGACGTCTACGCCCCGATCAGCGGCGAAGTGACCGAGGCGAACGGTGCGCTCGACGATGACCCCTCGCTGGTCAATTCGAGCCCCGAGGAAGCGGGCTGGTTCTTCAAGCTTTCGATCGCCGACAAGGGCGAGCTCGACGGTCTGATGGACGAGACCGCCTACAAGAGCTTCTGCGACGGGCTGTGA
- the gcvT gene encoding glycine cleavage system aminomethyltransferase GcvT, with translation MSDDNNTETLPLDAWHRRQGARMVPFAGYQMPIQYQGIVAEHEWTRQHAGLFDVSHMGQLMVTGENAASALEAVLPGDITSLKPGRVRYSLLMAEDGGVLDDLMVTNATPWIPAEEDEDGNVVVEGRWGDPAYYVVVNGAMKWDDIAYLREHLPDDVTLTHLEDQALIALQGPAATNALGRAMRGVPEELTFMQSMTYDFGELPLRISRCGYTGEDGFEISVPAEQAEILANRLCAEIEVRPAGLGARDSLRLEAGLPLYGHDLTAEIDPVSANLTFALSKKRRESGGWMGHAPVMKALDGGSARFRVGLTLDGRLPAREGAPIFAGDDQIGVVTSGGFSPTLGHPIAMGYVDAAHADEGTGLEVEVRNKRLPARVTSMPFVPHNYYRGS, from the coding sequence ATGAGCGACGATAACAACACCGAAACGCTGCCGCTGGACGCCTGGCATCGCCGACAGGGCGCGCGCATGGTGCCCTTCGCCGGATACCAGATGCCGATCCAGTATCAGGGGATCGTGGCCGAACACGAATGGACCCGCCAGCACGCGGGGCTGTTCGACGTCAGCCATATGGGCCAGCTGATGGTCACCGGCGAAAATGCCGCGTCCGCGCTGGAAGCGGTGTTGCCGGGCGATATCACCAGCCTGAAGCCGGGCCGCGTCCGCTACTCCCTGCTGATGGCGGAAGATGGCGGCGTGCTGGACGATCTGATGGTCACCAACGCCACGCCGTGGATTCCGGCGGAAGAAGACGAGGATGGCAACGTCGTGGTCGAGGGCCGATGGGGCGATCCCGCCTATTACGTCGTCGTCAACGGCGCGATGAAGTGGGACGACATCGCCTATCTGCGCGAACACCTGCCCGACGATGTCACGCTAACCCACCTGGAAGACCAGGCGTTGATCGCGCTGCAAGGCCCCGCGGCCACCAACGCGCTGGGCCGGGCGATGCGCGGCGTGCCCGAAGAGCTCACCTTCATGCAGTCGATGACTTACGATTTCGGCGAACTGCCGCTGCGCATCTCGCGCTGCGGCTATACCGGCGAGGACGGGTTCGAGATTTCGGTGCCCGCCGAGCAGGCGGAAATTCTCGCCAATCGTCTTTGCGCGGAGATCGAGGTACGGCCCGCCGGGCTCGGCGCGCGGGACTCGCTGCGGCTGGAAGCGGGTCTTCCGCTCTACGGCCACGACCTGACGGCGGAGATCGACCCGGTCAGCGCCAATCTGACGTTCGCGCTGTCTAAGAAACGCCGCGAGAGCGGTGGCTGGATGGGCCACGCGCCGGTGATGAAGGCGCTCGACGGTGGTTCGGCACGCTTCCGCGTGGGCCTCACGCTCGACGGGCGCTTGCCCGCGCGCGAGGGCGCACCGATCTTCGCCGGCGACGACCAGATCGGCGTCGTCACCAGCGGCGGCTTCTCGCCCACGCTCGGCCACCCGATCGCGATGGGCTATGTCGATGCTGCCCATGCCGATGAGGGGACAGGGCTGGAGGTCGAGGTGCGGAACAAGCGCCTGCCCGCGCGCGTCACCTCAATGCCTTTCGTCCCCCACAACTATTACCGAGGGAGCTGA
- a CDS encoding sulfite exporter TauE/SafE family protein codes for MAAAQPRLSALPAHRLPWLGGIGLLVLYLVLWAIVPVDFDLLRALWFLPGIGVLGAIIANTSGTGGGVVFVPVFNALRDQGVMGLDPLQIVGVSMGIQSFGMTMGALRWTDRLLHQPAIAPQAVEAAVRPRDYATVVVATLAFSLPTMLLVQRAVAFDPHVVLMAYKAFSIALGLALIASTWTVNRVRAEQGRLLPVDLAVVMMLAIPGGALTALFSVGVGELVALYLFIRHYPVLLCTGAACVISSVSVIAGSLWHIEAGTMQWEVVLLAGPGAALGGFLARPIAIKLGAKRLKTLDGTWIVLSACYLLWLNMR; via the coding sequence ATGGCTGCGGCCCAACCTCGACTGAGCGCGCTACCGGCGCATCGCCTGCCATGGCTCGGTGGGATCGGGCTGCTCGTACTTTACCTCGTCTTGTGGGCGATCGTCCCGGTCGATTTCGACCTGCTGCGCGCGCTGTGGTTCCTGCCCGGGATCGGCGTGCTCGGCGCGATCATCGCCAACACCTCGGGCACGGGCGGCGGCGTCGTCTTTGTCCCGGTCTTCAATGCCTTGCGCGACCAGGGGGTCATGGGGCTCGACCCGCTCCAGATCGTCGGCGTCTCGATGGGCATCCAGAGTTTCGGCATGACCATGGGGGCGCTGCGCTGGACCGACCGGTTGCTGCATCAGCCAGCCATCGCGCCGCAGGCTGTCGAAGCGGCGGTAAGGCCGCGCGATTACGCCACCGTGGTCGTCGCGACTCTCGCGTTTTCGCTGCCGACCATGCTGCTGGTCCAGCGCGCCGTGGCATTCGACCCGCATGTCGTTCTGATGGCGTACAAGGCGTTCTCGATCGCGCTCGGCCTGGCGCTGATCGCCAGCACCTGGACGGTCAACCGCGTCCGGGCGGAGCAGGGTCGGCTGCTGCCTGTCGATCTCGCGGTGGTGATGATGCTGGCGATACCGGGCGGGGCGCTGACCGCGCTTTTCTCCGTCGGTGTGGGAGAACTCGTCGCGCTCTATCTCTTTATCCGCCATTACCCCGTCCTGCTGTGCACCGGGGCGGCGTGCGTCATCTCCTCGGTCAGCGTGATCGCGGGCAGCCTCTGGCATATCGAGGCGGGCACCATGCAGTGGGAGGTCGTGTTGCTGGCCGGGCCGGGCGCGGCGCTGGGCGGCTTTCTCGCGCGTCCGATCGCGATAAAGCTCGGCGCGAAGCGGCTCAAGACGCTCGACGGGACCTGGATCGTCTTGTCCGCCTGCTATCTCCTGTGGCTCAACATGCGTTGA